In Odontesthes bonariensis isolate fOdoBon6 chromosome 20, fOdoBon6.hap1, whole genome shotgun sequence, a genomic segment contains:
- the nup58 gene encoding nucleoporin p58/p45 isoform X1: protein MHTTWKKMSGFNFGSGTLGSTNVGGGFAFGAATSAPAAATGGFSFGSALGTAAATPAPTTGTTPSLGLAGSLFAQKPAGGFSFNTPASNAAAPTAGLTLGAPAATTATTGFSLAFNKPTASATPFSLTTATTSSTAGPGLNFGSVLTSTAPQQHAATGFALGLGGTTTSAPSTVPSLGTGLWVTGSTGLGPATLGGGGGLTLGSLLATSTAVSAAPAPSVGLGGVDFSTSSENKSDTSSGANAQDSKALKDENLPPVICQDVENFQKFVKEQKQVQEDISRMSSKAISKVQDDIKNLKQLLSVSASGLQRQALAIDKLKLETAQELKNADIALRTQKTPPGLQHENTAPSDYFRSLVEQFEVQLQQYRQQIEELENHLTTQSSGSHITPQDLTLAMQKLYQTFVAQAAQLQSVHENVKILKHQYLSYRRAFLEDSTDVFESKRASNRKWQSAPRVTTGPAPFSGVPNAAAVAMAATLTQQQQPTPGTQAPLGAGFGNPFASAVGTSLGSSTLGGFGGGPGFGGVGTGGSSFGFSSTSKPTGGSLSAGFGGSSTSGFNFSNPGINPSAGLTFGVSNQPAAGFVTGTPLLQLKKPPAGNKRGKR, encoded by the exons ATGCACACAACTTGGAAGAAAATGTCTGGCTTTAATTTTGGATCAGGGACTCTCGGCTCCACCAACGTGGGTGGAGGATTCGCATTTGGGGCCGCTACCAG TGCACCTGCGGCTGCTACTGGTGGCTTTTCTTTTGGGTCTGCTCTGGGAACAGCAGCTGCAACCCCTGCTCCCACCACTGGCACCACCCCATCCCTTGGTCTAGCAGGCAGTCTCTTTGCTCAGAAACCTGCTGGAGGATTCTCTTTCAATACACCTGCCTCAA ATGCTGCTGCACCCACTGCGGGCCTTACATTAG GTGCCCCAGCTGCTACGACTGCCACCACTGGCTTCAGCTTGGCCTTCAACAAGCCCACCGCCTCAGCAACACCCTTCTCCCTCACCACCGCTACCACCTCCTCAACTGCTGGGCCCGGCCTAAATTTTGGTTCAGTCCTAACATCTACAGCTCCACAGCAGCACGCCGCCACAGGCTTCGCCCTTGGTCTCGGCGGTACAACAACCTCAGCACCTTCAACAGTGCCGTCACTTGGCACGGGACTCTGGGTCACTGGGTCTACAG GTTTGGGTCCGGCCACTCTTGGAGGAGGTGGTGGGTTAACGTTGGGTTCTCTGTTGGCTACTTCGACAGCTGTATCTGCTGCTCCTGCACCAAGTGTTGGCCTCGGCGGGGTCGACTTCAGCACTTCCTCTGAGAACAAGAGTGACACATCATCTGGAGCCAATGCCCA ggACAGCAAAGCTTTGAAAGACGAGAATCTGCCTCCCGTTATTTGCCAAGATGTTGAAAATTTCCA AAAATTTGTAAAGGAGCAGAAGCAGGTTCAGGAAGACATCAGCAGGATGTCATCGAAGGCCATTTCCAAAGTCCAAGATGATATTAAGAACCTCAAACAGCTTCTCTCCGTCAGTGCCAGCGGTCTGCAGCGCCAAGCTCTGGCCATTGACAAACTAAAGTTGGAGACGGCACAG GAGCTGAAAAATGCTGACATCGCACTGCGTACACAAAAGACGCCCCCTGGACTTCAGCACGAAAACACAGCTCCATCAGA TTATTTCCGTAGCCTGGTGGAGCAGTTTGAAGTGCAGCTGCAACAGTACCGGCAGCAGATAGAAGAGCTGGAGAACCACCTGACGACTCAGAGCAGCGGCTCCCACATCACCCCTCAGG ATCTTACTCTGGCCATGCAGAAGTTGTACCAAACATTTGTTGCACAAGCTGCGCAGCTTCAGTCTGTCCATGAGAATGTCAAG ATTCTGAAGCACCAGTACCTTTCCTACCGCAGAGCCTTCCTCGAAGACTCTACTGACGTCTTTGAGTCTAAAAGGGCATCGAACAGGAAATGGCAGAGTGCGCCGCGAGTCACAACCGGGCCTGCCCCATTCTCCGGTGTACCCAATGCTGCAGCTGTTGCCATGGCAGCCACACTGACCCAGCAACAGCAGCCAACTCCAG GAACCCAGGCACCCTTGGGGGCAGGGTTTGGAAACCCCTTTGCCTCAGCGGTGGGCACTAGCTTGGGCTCTTCTACGCTTGGAG GTTTTGGTGGTGGGCCTGGATTTGGTGGGGTGGGGACTGGGGGGTCTTCTTTTGGCTTCTCCTCCACCAGTAAGCCTACAGGAGGCAGTCTGAGTGCAG GATTTGGTGGCAGCAGCACCTCAGGCTTTAACTTCAGCAACCCTGGTATCAACCCGTCCGCTGGCCTGACCTTTGGCGTGTCTAACCAACCCGCTGCGGGCTTTGTGACAGGAACACCCCTTCTCCAGCTAAAGAAGCCCCCTGCTGGTAACAAAAGGGGCAAGAGATAG
- the nup58 gene encoding nucleoporin p58/p45 isoform X3 encodes MHTTWKKMSGFNFGSGTLGSTNVGGGFAFGAATSAPAAATGGFSFGSALGTAAATPAPTTGTTPSLGLAGSLFAQKPAGGFSFNTPASNAAAPTAGLTLGAPAATTATTGFSLAFNKPTASATPFSLTTATTSSTAGPGLNFGSVLTSTAPQQHAATGFALGLGGTTTSAPSTVPSLGTGLWVTGSTGLGPATLGGGGGLTLGSLLATSTAVSAAPAPSVGLGGVDFSTSSENKSDTSSGANAQDSKALKDENLPPVICQDVENFQKFVKEQKQVQEDISRMSSKAISKVQDDIKNLKQLLSVSASGLQRQALAIDKLKLETAQELKNADIALRTQKTPPGLQHENTAPSDYFRSLVEQFEVQLQQYRQQIEELENHLTTQSSGSHITPQDLTLAMQKLYQTFVAQAAQLQSVHENVKILKHQYLSYRRAFLEDSTDVFESKRASNRKWQSAPRVTTGPAPFSGVPNAAAVAMAATLTQQQQPTPGFGGSSTSGFNFSNPGINPSAGLTFGVSNQPAAGFVTGTPLLQLKKPPAGNKRGKR; translated from the exons ATGCACACAACTTGGAAGAAAATGTCTGGCTTTAATTTTGGATCAGGGACTCTCGGCTCCACCAACGTGGGTGGAGGATTCGCATTTGGGGCCGCTACCAG TGCACCTGCGGCTGCTACTGGTGGCTTTTCTTTTGGGTCTGCTCTGGGAACAGCAGCTGCAACCCCTGCTCCCACCACTGGCACCACCCCATCCCTTGGTCTAGCAGGCAGTCTCTTTGCTCAGAAACCTGCTGGAGGATTCTCTTTCAATACACCTGCCTCAA ATGCTGCTGCACCCACTGCGGGCCTTACATTAG GTGCCCCAGCTGCTACGACTGCCACCACTGGCTTCAGCTTGGCCTTCAACAAGCCCACCGCCTCAGCAACACCCTTCTCCCTCACCACCGCTACCACCTCCTCAACTGCTGGGCCCGGCCTAAATTTTGGTTCAGTCCTAACATCTACAGCTCCACAGCAGCACGCCGCCACAGGCTTCGCCCTTGGTCTCGGCGGTACAACAACCTCAGCACCTTCAACAGTGCCGTCACTTGGCACGGGACTCTGGGTCACTGGGTCTACAG GTTTGGGTCCGGCCACTCTTGGAGGAGGTGGTGGGTTAACGTTGGGTTCTCTGTTGGCTACTTCGACAGCTGTATCTGCTGCTCCTGCACCAAGTGTTGGCCTCGGCGGGGTCGACTTCAGCACTTCCTCTGAGAACAAGAGTGACACATCATCTGGAGCCAATGCCCA ggACAGCAAAGCTTTGAAAGACGAGAATCTGCCTCCCGTTATTTGCCAAGATGTTGAAAATTTCCA AAAATTTGTAAAGGAGCAGAAGCAGGTTCAGGAAGACATCAGCAGGATGTCATCGAAGGCCATTTCCAAAGTCCAAGATGATATTAAGAACCTCAAACAGCTTCTCTCCGTCAGTGCCAGCGGTCTGCAGCGCCAAGCTCTGGCCATTGACAAACTAAAGTTGGAGACGGCACAG GAGCTGAAAAATGCTGACATCGCACTGCGTACACAAAAGACGCCCCCTGGACTTCAGCACGAAAACACAGCTCCATCAGA TTATTTCCGTAGCCTGGTGGAGCAGTTTGAAGTGCAGCTGCAACAGTACCGGCAGCAGATAGAAGAGCTGGAGAACCACCTGACGACTCAGAGCAGCGGCTCCCACATCACCCCTCAGG ATCTTACTCTGGCCATGCAGAAGTTGTACCAAACATTTGTTGCACAAGCTGCGCAGCTTCAGTCTGTCCATGAGAATGTCAAG ATTCTGAAGCACCAGTACCTTTCCTACCGCAGAGCCTTCCTCGAAGACTCTACTGACGTCTTTGAGTCTAAAAGGGCATCGAACAGGAAATGGCAGAGTGCGCCGCGAGTCACAACCGGGCCTGCCCCATTCTCCGGTGTACCCAATGCTGCAGCTGTTGCCATGGCAGCCACACTGACCCAGCAACAGCAGCCAACTCCAG GATTTGGTGGCAGCAGCACCTCAGGCTTTAACTTCAGCAACCCTGGTATCAACCCGTCCGCTGGCCTGACCTTTGGCGTGTCTAACCAACCCGCTGCGGGCTTTGTGACAGGAACACCCCTTCTCCAGCTAAAGAAGCCCCCTGCTGGTAACAAAAGGGGCAAGAGATAG
- the nup58 gene encoding nucleoporin p58/p45 isoform X2 — protein sequence MHTTWKKMSGFNFGSGTLGSTNVGGGFAFGAATSAPAAATGGFSFGSALGTAAATPAPTTGTTPSLGLAGSLFAQKPAGGFSFNTPASNAAAPTAGLTLGAPAATTATTGFSLAFNKPTASATPFSLTTATTSSTAGPGLNFGSVLTSTAPQQHAATGFALGLGGTTTSAPSTVPSLGTGLWVTGSTGLGPATLGGGGGLTLGSLLATSTAVSAAPAPSVGLGGVDFSTSSENKSDTSSGANAQDSKALKDENLPPVICQDVENFQKFVKEQKQVQEDISRMSSKAISKVQDDIKNLKQLLSVSASGLQRQALAIDKLKLETAQELKNADIALRTQKTPPGLQHENTAPSDYFRSLVEQFEVQLQQYRQQIEELENHLTTQSSGSHITPQDLTLAMQKLYQTFVAQAAQLQSVHENVKILKHQYLSYRRAFLEDSTDVFESKRASNRKWQSAPRVTTGPAPFSGVPNAAAVAMAATLTQQQQPTPGFGGGPGFGGVGTGGSSFGFSSTSKPTGGSLSAGFGGSSTSGFNFSNPGINPSAGLTFGVSNQPAAGFVTGTPLLQLKKPPAGNKRGKR from the exons ATGCACACAACTTGGAAGAAAATGTCTGGCTTTAATTTTGGATCAGGGACTCTCGGCTCCACCAACGTGGGTGGAGGATTCGCATTTGGGGCCGCTACCAG TGCACCTGCGGCTGCTACTGGTGGCTTTTCTTTTGGGTCTGCTCTGGGAACAGCAGCTGCAACCCCTGCTCCCACCACTGGCACCACCCCATCCCTTGGTCTAGCAGGCAGTCTCTTTGCTCAGAAACCTGCTGGAGGATTCTCTTTCAATACACCTGCCTCAA ATGCTGCTGCACCCACTGCGGGCCTTACATTAG GTGCCCCAGCTGCTACGACTGCCACCACTGGCTTCAGCTTGGCCTTCAACAAGCCCACCGCCTCAGCAACACCCTTCTCCCTCACCACCGCTACCACCTCCTCAACTGCTGGGCCCGGCCTAAATTTTGGTTCAGTCCTAACATCTACAGCTCCACAGCAGCACGCCGCCACAGGCTTCGCCCTTGGTCTCGGCGGTACAACAACCTCAGCACCTTCAACAGTGCCGTCACTTGGCACGGGACTCTGGGTCACTGGGTCTACAG GTTTGGGTCCGGCCACTCTTGGAGGAGGTGGTGGGTTAACGTTGGGTTCTCTGTTGGCTACTTCGACAGCTGTATCTGCTGCTCCTGCACCAAGTGTTGGCCTCGGCGGGGTCGACTTCAGCACTTCCTCTGAGAACAAGAGTGACACATCATCTGGAGCCAATGCCCA ggACAGCAAAGCTTTGAAAGACGAGAATCTGCCTCCCGTTATTTGCCAAGATGTTGAAAATTTCCA AAAATTTGTAAAGGAGCAGAAGCAGGTTCAGGAAGACATCAGCAGGATGTCATCGAAGGCCATTTCCAAAGTCCAAGATGATATTAAGAACCTCAAACAGCTTCTCTCCGTCAGTGCCAGCGGTCTGCAGCGCCAAGCTCTGGCCATTGACAAACTAAAGTTGGAGACGGCACAG GAGCTGAAAAATGCTGACATCGCACTGCGTACACAAAAGACGCCCCCTGGACTTCAGCACGAAAACACAGCTCCATCAGA TTATTTCCGTAGCCTGGTGGAGCAGTTTGAAGTGCAGCTGCAACAGTACCGGCAGCAGATAGAAGAGCTGGAGAACCACCTGACGACTCAGAGCAGCGGCTCCCACATCACCCCTCAGG ATCTTACTCTGGCCATGCAGAAGTTGTACCAAACATTTGTTGCACAAGCTGCGCAGCTTCAGTCTGTCCATGAGAATGTCAAG ATTCTGAAGCACCAGTACCTTTCCTACCGCAGAGCCTTCCTCGAAGACTCTACTGACGTCTTTGAGTCTAAAAGGGCATCGAACAGGAAATGGCAGAGTGCGCCGCGAGTCACAACCGGGCCTGCCCCATTCTCCGGTGTACCCAATGCTGCAGCTGTTGCCATGGCAGCCACACTGACCCAGCAACAGCAGCCAACTCCAG GTTTTGGTGGTGGGCCTGGATTTGGTGGGGTGGGGACTGGGGGGTCTTCTTTTGGCTTCTCCTCCACCAGTAAGCCTACAGGAGGCAGTCTGAGTGCAG GATTTGGTGGCAGCAGCACCTCAGGCTTTAACTTCAGCAACCCTGGTATCAACCCGTCCGCTGGCCTGACCTTTGGCGTGTCTAACCAACCCGCTGCGGGCTTTGTGACAGGAACACCCCTTCTCCAGCTAAAGAAGCCCCCTGCTGGTAACAAAAGGGGCAAGAGATAG